In Capra hircus breed San Clemente chromosome 26, ASM170441v1, whole genome shotgun sequence, the following are encoded in one genomic region:
- the MARVELD1 gene encoding MARVEL domain-containing protein 1 → MLPPPPRQPPPQARAARGAVSLQRAFLRGPLGVLRLLQLLAGAAFWITIATSRYQGPVHFALFVSVLFWLLTLALYFLTLLGKQELVPVLGSRWLVVNVAHDLLAAALYGAAMGVMIGQTRSHSYCNLKDYQMSCAYHAFLAAAVCGGLCLGLYLLSALYGGCRHCQGEREVA, encoded by the coding sequence ATGCTCCCGCCGCCCCCGCGCCAGCCACCGCCCCAGGCGCGCGCGGCCCGCGGCGCGGTGAGCCTGCAGCGGGCCTTTCTGCGCGGCCCGCTGGGCGTGCTgcggctgctgcagctgctggcgGGCGCCGCCTTCTGGATCACCATCGCCACCAGCCGGTACCAAGGCCCCGTGCACTTCGCGCTCTTCGTGTCCGTGCTCTTCTGGCTGCTGACCCTGGCCCTCTACTTCCTCACGCTGCTGGGCAAGCAGGAGCTGGTGCCGGTGCTGGGCTCGCGCTGGCTGGTGGTCAACGTGGCGCACGACCTGCTGGCGGCCGCGCTCTACGGCGCAGCGATGGGCGTCATGATCGGGCAGACGcggagccacagctactgcaaCCTCAAGGATTACCAGATGTCCTGCGCCTACCACGCCTTCCTGGCGGCCGCGGTCTGCGGCGGCCTCTGCCTCGGCCTCTACCTGCTCTCGGCGCTCTACGGAGGCTGCCGCCACTGCCAAGGCGAGCGGGAGGTGGCGTGA